A single Brassica rapa cultivar Chiifu-401-42 chromosome A04, CAAS_Brap_v3.01, whole genome shotgun sequence DNA region contains:
- the LOC103863774 gene encoding uncharacterized protein LOC103863774 codes for MPENAKHGPRLSFSQDFCHYDSIPIEQSPLRTHSEPSTLNFDFSIPGGVISGECSWSAEDFFSDGKILPTEIKKVPEKDGTGLYTNPIGDTKPVLEIGLTATGAIRNTVPFHVPSEPCRPGPETNPIRNAHEIEEIEEDEERPTVNPCWGIKKRSERLNPEIGLPLLSDNPTGSNYKQTETMKLEVSSPSSSSNCSSQKPLLSKTSHGDYSNGGNGGGINVNSFLDVFPGGSLFGLGSIIVGSGSDKNKNKKKKISVFCHW; via the coding sequence aTGCCGGAAAATGCCAAGCACGGCCCAAGACTCTCCTTTTCTCAAGATTTTTGCCACTATGATTCCATACCGATCGAGCAAAGTCCATTACGAACTCATTCGGAACCTTCAACCCTCAACTTCGATTTCTCCATTCCCGGCGGCGTAATCTCCGGTGAATGCTCGTGGTCCGCCGAAGATTTTTTCTCCGACGGAAAAATACTCCCCACAGAAATCAAAAAGGTACCCGAGAAAGATGGAACCGGTTTGTATACGAATCCAATCGGAGATACTAAACCGGTTCTGGAAATCGGATTAACGGCGACGGGAGCCATACGCAATACGGTGCCGTTTCACGTTCCTTCTGAACCGTGTCGTCCCGGACCGGAAACGAATCCAATCAGAAATGCTCATGAAATAGAAGAAatcgaagaagatgaagagagaCCCACTGTGAATCCGTGTTGGGGGATTAAGAAAAGAAGCGAACGTCTCAATCCCGAAATTGGGTTGCCATTGCTTTCGGATAACCCGACCGGTTCGAATTATAAACAGACAGAAACTATGAAGCTCGAGGTTtcgtctccttcttcttcttcaaactGTAGTTCTCAGAAACCGCTATTGAGTAAGACGAGCCATGGAGATTACAGTAACGGCGGCAATGGAGGAGGGATTAACGTGAATTCGTTTCTGGATGTGTTTCCGGGAGGGAGTTTGTTTGGGTTGGGATCGATCATTGTCGGTAGTGGAAGtgacaagaacaagaacaagaagaagaagatatcaGTATTTTGTCATTGGTAA
- the LOC103863777 gene encoding probable E3 ubiquitin-protein ligase RHC1A: protein MSLSVPIRRTDGAPNGAFRTFGLYWCYHCHRTVRIASSNPLEIACPRCLRQFVVEIEMRRPRVTFTHAAPPLDASPETRLLEALSLMFDPPIIGRFGEDPFLRARSRNVEHEPTTPLPHHRRRHSLDNDNDGGLPPPRRTYVILRPTDPTSPLGNRIEPAPPRRMNPRDFFTGGSGLEQLIEQLTQDDRPGPPPAPEPTIDALPTVTITSKHLTNDTSQCTVCMEDFVPGGEATELPCKHIYHKNCITPWLRLHNSCPICRRDLPPPVNNTVTDSQERSDSTREEVPERRRPRWMQFWNMGPSRARYQRVSPEETAHRNTRGNRS from the coding sequence ATGTCATTGAGTGTGCCAATAAGACGGACCGATGGTGCACCCAATGGCGCATTCAGGACTTTTGGCCTCTACTGGTGCTACCACTGTCATCGTACGGTCAGGATTGCATCATCAAACCCATTAGAGATCGCGTGCCCTCGATGCTTAAGGCAATTCGTTGTGGAAATCGAGATGAGACGGCCTCGGGTGACTTTCACTCATGCCGCTCCACCTTTAGATGCTTCTCCTGAGACACGCCTTCTCGAAGCTCTGTCCCTCATGTTTGATCCTCCAATCATAGGTAGATTCGGTGAAGACCCATTTCTCAGGGCAAGGTCCAGAAACGTGGAACACGAACCAACAACACCCCTACCGCACCATCGTCGACGCCACAGCCTTGACAATGATAACGATGGCGGTTTACCTCCACCAAGAAGAACATATGTAATACTACGGCCCACTGATCCAACCAGTCCACTTGGAAACAGGATTGAGCCAGCACCACCCAGGCGTATGAACCCACGTGATTTCTTTACTGGAGGGTCAGGTTTAGAACAGCTGATCGAACAGCTAACGCAAGACGATAGGCCTGGACCACCACCTGCACCAGAACCCACCATCGACGCCCTACCGACGGTAACGATCACATCAAAACATCTAACCAACGACACGTCCCAATGCACGGTGTGCATGGAGGACTTCGTTCCTGGCGGGGAAGCTACCGAACTACCATGTAAACATATATACCATAAAAACTGTATAACTCCATGGCTAAGGCTTCACAATTCATGCCCAATCTGCCGCCGTGATCTGCCTCCTCCGGTCAACAACACCGTTACAGATTCTCAGGAAAGGAGCGATTCTACTAGAGAAGAGGTACCTGAAAGAAGGCGCCCTAGATGGATGCAGTTCTGGAACATGGGGCCTTCTAGAGCAAGGTATCAGAGGGTTAGTCCAGAAGAAACAGCGCACAGGAATACTCGAGGTAACAGgagctaa
- the LOC103863778 gene encoding uncharacterized protein LOC103863778 — translation MSDPYERAKGGRLAFKGGDLATIKKKKPKKKKKNKDKLDDGAAPNVEKMTPDDGPATSSAAADGKDNDIYSIDAAKKRKYDELFPVEAKKFGYVPKSNFDSVAEALDDRVKKKADRYCK, via the coding sequence ATGTCGGATCCTTACGAGAGGGCGAAGGGTGGAAGGTTAGCGTTTAAAGGAGGCGATCTAGCCACCAtcaaaaagaagaagccaaagaagaagaagaagaacaaggaTAAGCTCGACGACGGCGCCGCCCCCAATGTTGAAAAGATGACTCCCGACGACGGTCCGGCCACTTCCTCCGCCGCAGCAGATGGTAAAGACAACGATATCTATTCAATCGACGCCGCGAAGAAGAGGAAGTACGATGAGCTTTTCCCCGTGGAGGCGAAGAAGTTCGGTTACGTTCCTAAATCGAACTTCGATTCGGTTGCGGAGGCTCTCGACGATCGGGTCAAGAAGAAGGCCGACCGCTACTGCAAGTAG